Proteins encoded in a region of the Vicia villosa cultivar HV-30 ecotype Madison, WI linkage group LG5, Vvil1.0, whole genome shotgun sequence genome:
- the LOC131601603 gene encoding probable anion transporter 5, producing the protein MTTMKIKNLPVRYLIVLLTFICTSVCYIERVGFSIAYTVAADAAGVSQSTKGTILSTFYYGYAFSQVPGGYFAQKIGGRKVLLLSFLLWSSTCALLPLDPNRTLILVTARLLVGVAQGFIFPSIHTVLAQWVPPHERSRSVSLTTSGMYLGAALGMLFLPSLVKFKGPQSVFIAEAFLGFVWSMIWFRYASDPKASASGAGESLLPVNKKLDRKVSDRNVETGVERNGVKKTGVGIPWGKIMTSLPVWAIVVNNFTFHYALYVLMNWLPTYFELGLKLSLHEMGSSKMLPYLNMFVFSNIGGVVADYLITRRIMSVTRTRKFLNTVGFLVASFALVVIPSFRTSAGAVFCSSVALGFLALGRAGFAVNHMDIAPRYAGIVMGVSNTAGTLAGIVGVDLTGKLLEAAKASDLDLSSPESWRAVFFIPGLLCVFSSVIFVLFSTGERIFD; encoded by the coding sequence ATGACAACAATGAAGATCAAGAATCTTCCAGTTCGATACCTAATCGTACTCCTAACCTTCATCTGCACCTCAGTCTGTTACATCGAACGCGTCGGCTTCTCAATCGCCTACACCGTCGCCGCCGACGCCGCCGGAGTTAGCCAATCAACAAAAGGTACAATTTTGTCGACTTTTTACTACGGTTACGCCTTCTCGCAAGTTCCCGGAGGCTACTTCGCGCAGAAAATCGGTGGAAGAAAGGTTCTTTTACTTTCGTTTCTATTATGGTCTTCAACGTGTGCGCTTCTTCCCTTAGATCCGAACAGAACCCTAATTCTTGTTACCGCGCGTTTGCTTGTTGGGGTTGCGCAAGGTTTTATTTTTCCTTCGATTCATACTGTTTTAGCTCAGTGGGTTCCGCCTCATGAGAGATCTAGATCGGTTTCGTTGACTACTTCGGGTATGTATCTTGGTGCTGCTTTGGGGATGTTGTTTCTTCCGAGTTTGGTTAAGTTTAAAGGTCCTCAATCTGTGTTTATTGCTGAAGCGTTTTTGGGATTTGTTTGGTCCATGATTTGGTTTAGATATGCTTCTGATCCTAAAGCTTCGGCTTCGGGAGCCGGGGAATCGCTTTTGCCGGTTAATAAGAAACTCGATAGGAAGGTTTCGGATCGAAATGTGGAGACTGGAGTTGAGAGAAATGGTGTTAAGAAGACTGGAGTTGGGATTCCTTGGGGGAAGATTATGACTAGTTTACCTGTTTGGGCTATTGTGGTTAATAATTTTACTTTTCATTATGCTTTGTATGTGTTGATGAATTGGTTGCCGACTTATTTTGAATTAGGGCTTAAGCTTAGTCTTCATGAAATGGGTTCGTCGAAAATGTTGCCTTATCTGAATATGTTTGTGTTTTCAAATATTGGTGGTGTTGTTGCTGATTATTTGATTACGAGGAGGATAATGTCGGTGACTAGGACGAGGAAGTTTTTGAATACGGTTGGGTTTTTAGTTGCTTCGTTTGCGTTGGTTGTGATACCGAGTTTTAGAACTTCGGCTGGTGCTGTGTTTTGTTCTTCGGTGGCTCTTGGTTTTTTGGCGCTTGGTAGAGCTGGGTTTGCGGTGAATCATATGGATATTGCTCCGAGGTATGCTGGAATTGTGATGGGTGTTTCGAATACGGCTGGTACTTTGGCTGGTATTGTTGGTGTTGATCTTACGGGGAAACTGCTCGAAGCCGCTAAGGCGTCTGATTTGGATCTTTCGAGTCCGGAAAGTTGGAGGGCAGTGTTTTTCATTCCTGGACTTTTGTGTGTTTTTAGTTCTGTGATATTCGTGTTGTTTTCTACCGGGGAGAGGATTTTTGATTGA
- the LOC131604557 gene encoding uncharacterized protein LOC131604557, with translation MNVERVGLWIKALKNRYGEAEVVRGDVGSRDSSWWKNICEIDIGSWENSTYYSVTEMFKALNVAESDQSSFSWPKLWHKAVPSKISCFGWRLFQNSPATKDNLFRRNVIGQGSTRCIGGCETDESIPHLFFECKFFSGIWHLICKWLKISTALHRESREHFAQFEGLIGGDMEVASKVRVIWFAGIWSIWKARNAKIFSNKDTVQEKVFEDTIDLSWRWLSSINMDVQFNYAQWRSNPRICLGL, from the coding sequence ATGAACGTAGAAAGAGTCGGGTTATGGATAAAAGCGCTGAAGAATAGATATGGGGAGGCAGAGGTTGTGAGAGGCGATGTTGGTAGTAGAGATTCAAGTTGGTGGAAAAATATTTGTGAGATAGATATAGGATCATGGGAAAATTCAACTTATTATTCTGTTACAGAAATGTTTAAGGCTTTAAATGTTGCTGAATCGGATCAATCCTCTTTTTCCTGGCCTAAGCTTTGGCATAAAGCAGTACCATCAAAGATTTCTTGCTTTGGCTGGAGGCTATTCCAGAATAGCCCAGCGACCAAAGACAACCTATTTAGGAGGAATGTCATAGGGCAAGGATCCACAAGATGTATAGGGGGCTGTGAAACGGACGAATCTATACCTCACTTGTTCTTTGAGTGCAAATTTTTTTCAGGTATTTGGCATTTAATCTGCAAATGGCTTAAGATATCTACAGCTTTACACAGAGAAAGTAGGGAACATTTCGCCCAATTTGAAGGCCTGATCGGAGGTGACATGGAAGTTGCGTCGAAAGTCAGAGTCATATGGTTCGCCGGAATATGGAGCATATGGAAAGCCAGGAATGCCAAAATTTTCAGCAACAAAGACACGGTCCAGGAAAAGGTGTTCGAAGACACTATAGATCTTTCATGGAGGTGGTTGTCATCAATTAACATGGACGTACAATTCAACTATGCGCAATGGAGATCAAATCCTAGGATTTGCCTCGGGCTCTGA
- the LOC131601604 gene encoding peroxidase 17-like, producing the protein MMLFQTHNNIVIMFMIMFFIINTILVTSSSPSILRPGFYSKTCPKAETIVRDVMKKALHKEPRSVASVMRFQFHDCFVNGCDASMLLDDTPTMLGEKLALSNINSLRSFEVVDEVKEALEKACPGVVSCADIIIMASRDAVALTGGPDWEVKLGRLDSLTASQEDSNNIMPSPRANATALITLFEKYNLSVKDLVALSGSHSIGQGRCFSIMFRLYNQSGSGKPDPAIDPRFRAELNKLCPLDVDQNKTGNLDATPVIFDNQYFKDLVGGRGFLNSDQTLYTFPQTRGFVKLYSKDQSKFFKAFAEGMVKMGDLQSGRPGEVRKNCRVANPRPEHFLIENNLQDSDLPM; encoded by the exons ATGATGTTGTTTCAAACACACAACAACATCGTCATCATGTTTATGATCATGTTCTTCATCATAAACACAATCTTAGtaacatcatcatcaccatcaattCTCCGACCTGGGTTTTACTCAAAAACATGTCCAAAAGCTGAAACTATTGTCAGAGATGTCATGAAAAAAGCACTTCATAAGGAACCAAGAAGTGTTGCTTCTGTTATGCGCTTTCAATTTCATGATTGCTTTGTTAAT GGGTGTGATGCTTCTATGTTGCTTGATGATACACCAACGATGCTTGGAGAGAAATTGGCCCTTTCTAATATAAATTCTCTTAGATCATTTGAGGTTGTTGATGAGGTTAAAGAGGCTCTTGAGAAGGCTTGTCCTGGAGTTGTTTCTTGTGCTGATATCATTATCATGGCTTCTAGAGATGCTGTAGCTCTG ACAGGAGGACCTGATTGGGAAGTGAAGTTAGGAAGATTGGACAGTTTAACAGCAAGTCAAGAAGACTCAAACAATATCATGCCAAGTCCGAGAGCCAATGCGACTGCTCTCATTACCCTCTTCGAAAAATACAATCTTTCTGTCAAAGATCTTGTAGCGCTATCAGGATCTCACTCTATCGGTCAAGGTCGTTGTTTTTCGATTATGTTTAGGCTGTACAATCAATCGGGAAGTGGTAAACCCGACCCTGCAATTGATCCTCGCTTCAGAGCCGAGCTTAACAAGCTATGTCCACTTGATGTTGATCAAAACAAGACAGGAAACCTTGATGCAACTCCTGTGATTTTCGATAACCAGTATTTCAAGGACTTGGTTGGCGGAAGAGGGTTTCTGAACTCGGATCAAACACTTTACACATTTCCTCAGACGCGGGGTTTTGTGAAGCTTTATAGTAAAGATCAGAGTAAGTTTTTCAAAGCGTTTGCGGAAGGGATGGTGAAAATGGGTGACTTGCAGTCCGGTCGACCGGGCGAGGTCAGGAAGAATTGCAGAGTCGCCAATCCTCGTCCTGAGCATTTCCTGATTGAAAACAACTTGCAGGACAGTGATCTACCAATGTAA